AGATCCATCCCCATCCACCCCGATTCCCATCGCCCCACCCTTGCGGACCCGAATCCTGCTGATCGCCGCCGCGCTGCTGCTGGGCGGCTGCCGCGACAACGTGCGCATCCCCGCCCCGGCCACGGGCGCGGCCGCGCGGCCCGTCCCCGAGCCGGAGCCGTCGACCGTCAACCTCCCCGTCACCGTGGACCTCTCTTCCATCGCCGAGCAGGTGGAGGACAAGGTGCCGCGCGGGCAGAACCGCGAGGGCGAGTGGCAGCCGCTGGGGAAGTTCGCCGTGGTCGGCACCGTGTACGTGAAGGAGATGTGGGAGCGCGACCCGCTGAAGCTGCGCATCATCGGCGACCGGCTGGACGTGTCGGCGCACGTGCGCTACCGCGCGCGCATCGCCGCGCATCCGTGCGCGCCGGTGGTGGGATGCCGCTGGGTGCAGCTGGCCTCGTGCGGCGTGGACGGCCCCATGCCCACGCTCGACGTCGGCCTGCGCACCGTGCTCTCCTTCAACCGCGACTGGACCATCACCCCCAAGACCCGCGCGAAGCCGGTGGACCCCGGCATCCCCTGCCGGCTGACCGAGGCGCGCATCGACGTGACCGACCGCGTGCGCAAGCTGGTGCAGGGGCTGATGGACAACGCGGCGCCGCAGGTGGACGAGAAGATCCGCGCCGCCGCGCAGCTCCGGGAGCGCGTCGAGGGCGTCTGGGCCACGGCGCAGCAGCCCATCCGCGCGGCCGACGACGTCTACCTCCTCCTGCAGCCGCAGGCCGCCGCGGCGACCCCGCCCACTGGCAAGGGGACGACGGTGAGCACCACCGTCTCCATCACCCTGCAGCCCAGGGTGGTGATCGGCGACAAGCCCGAGGTCGACACGCTGCCGCTGCCGCCGGGCGGGACCACGGCGCCGGGGCGGGGCTTCCGCGTGGCCCTGGTCGCCGAGCTGCCGTACGAGAAGGCGAACGAGATCCTGCGCGAGGAGCTGGTGGGGCGCGAGTTCGACGTCCGGGGACACAAGGTGAAGGTGCGTGCCGCGCGCCTCTACGGCGGCGGCAGCCAGGTGGTGCTGGCGGTGAAGGTGGGGGGCGAGGCGCGCGGCGAGCTGTACTTCGTGGGCACGCCCGACTTCGACCCGCAGACGCAGGTCGTCTCCGTTCCCGACCTGGACTACTCGGTGGAGAGCAAGCAGCTGCTGCCGCAGGTGGCCGACTGGCTGCTGTACGACGACCTGCGCGACCGGATGCGCGCCGCCGCGCACTTCGCCGTGGGCGACCGCGTGGACCAGATCCGGCGCGACGTGGACGCGGCGCTCAACCGCAACCTGGGGCGCAGCGTACGGCTCTCGGGCGGGGTGGACCGCATCCGGCCGCTGGGGATCTCGGTGTTCGCCACCTCGCTGGCCGCCGTTGTCGAAGCCGACGGCCACGCGCAGATTCACGTGGACGTCGGCGCGCCCGCGCGCGCCTCATCGCCCCCCGCCGATTCCGCCCGCAGATGAGCGACGCGCCCTTCCGTGACAACGTGGTGGTGCTGACCGGCGCCTCCGCTGGCATCGGCCGCGAGATGGCGCTGCAGCTGGCGCGGCAGGGCGCCGTCCTGGTCCTCGCCGCGCGCGACGCAGCCAAGCTGGGCGAGGTGGCCGACGCCTGCCGCGCGCTCGGCGCGAAGGCGACCGCCGTTCCCACCGACGTGGCCGACGAGGCGCAGTGCCGGGCGCTGGTCGAGCGCGCCGTCGCGGAGCACGGGCGCATCGACACGCTGGTGAACAACGCGGGGATCGGGATGTGGGCGCGCTTCGATGAGATGAAGGCGCTGGAGCCGTTCGAGCGGATCATGCGCGTGAACTACCTGGGGAGCGTGTATCCGACGTTCTATGCGCTGCCGCACCTGAAGCGGACGCGCGGCCGCATCGTGGCCGTCAACAGCCTGACCGGGCTCACCGGCGTGCCCACGCGCAGCGGCTACGCGGCCAGCAAGCACGCGGTGACGGGGTTCTTCGGCTCCATCCGCATCGAGCTGGAAGACAGCGGGGTGACGGTGACGCAGGTGTTCCCCGGCTTCGTAGCCACGGAGATCCGCGAGCGAGCCTTCGGCCCCGACGGCCGGCCGCTGGGAGAGGGGAACAGCCCGGTGCGCGAGAAGGAGGTGATGAGCGCGGAGGAGTGCGCGCGCCAGATCATCGACGCCGCGGCCAGGCGCAAGCGCGACGTGATCATGACGCTGCGCGGGAAGATCGGCGCCAAGCTCAAGCTCATCTCCCCCACCCTGGTCGATCGCATCGCCAAGAAGGCCATCGCGCAGGGGAAGTAAACAGAAAAGATTGCCTCACGCAGAGGAGCAGAGGCAGCGGAGAACTCATCTCTGCTGCCTCTGCTCCTCTGCGTGAGGCAATTCTTTGTTGCCTTCAACCGGCGCCCGTCAGCGGCTCATGCTCACCGTCACGTTGCCGTTGCGGTCGAACCGGCAGGTGCCCTGGTGGCCGGCGCCCACCCAGCGGTAGCGCGCGTTGTTGCGGCTCGCGTTCACCTGCGTGGCCTGCACGCGGCCCCGCCGCACACCCAGCCGCTCGGCCGCCGCCTGCTGGCAGAGGCGCGCGCCGTTCGGCACCGCATTGCCGTAGTTGTTGTCGTAGTTGTCGTTGTAGTTCGTGCCGCGGCTGTAGCGCGTGCTCGAGCCCACCTGGAAGCGCGCGCGGCACCCGCCGCTCACCCAGATGGCGTTGCGCGTGTAGCCCCACGTCCGCCCGCCCACGCAGGCGCGGTCGCTCAGCTGGTCCACCAGCCGCACGCCGTTGCGCGTGTCCGCGCCGCAGACCTGCCGCTGCCCCTCGTACGACTCGCAGGTGACGGTGGTCAGCTGCGCCTGCGCGGTCCTGGGCGCGAGCCCCAGCGCCGCCGCCGCCGCGACCATGATTGCTGCCGTCCTGAGCATCTTCACCCCTCCCGTTCGCGTGTCCTCAGCCGGACATCCAATCCCTCCGCTCCCGGCTCGGGGCGTTCCTCCATGCAACCTAAATGCCGCGATAGCAACATCTTGCGTTAAAATTGAGAAACAGAAGGGGCTCACGCAGAGTCAGCAGGGTCAGCAGAGGAACTGCGGTTCTCTGCTGACCCTGCTGACTCTGCGTGAGCCAATCCCGATCTTTTCGGTCGTCAGCGGGTGATGCGCACCGCCACGTCACCGTCGCGCTCGATACGGCAGGTGCCCTGGCGGCCGGCGCCCTGCCAGCGGTAGATGCGATCATTGCGGTTGCCGCGGCCGTTGTTGGCCACCCACGCGTCGATCCGCGAGCGGGGAACGCGCAGCCGCCACGCCACCGCCTCCTCGCAGCGGCGCGTGCCGCCGCGCACCGTGCGGCTGTCGCCCCAGTCGTTGTTGCGGCGGTTGTCGTCCCAGCGGCGGTTGTCGTCCCGGCGGTCGTCGTCGTACCGGCCGCCGTAGCCCGAGCCGTAGCCCACGCGGAAGCGCGCGCGGCAGCCGTCGTCCACCCAGATCCCGCTGCGGGAGTAGCCCCAGCTGCGCCCCTGCACGCACGGGCGGTCGCTCAGCCGGTCCACCAGCTGCACGCCGCCGCGGGTGTCCACGCGGCACACCTCGCGCCGCCCGTCTCTCGACTGGCAGGTGACGGTCGTCTGCGCCTGCGCGGGCCGGTCCGCCAGCCCCAGCATCGTCGCCACCGCCAGCATCGCCATACCGGTCTTGATCATCGTGCACCTCTCGTGTCGTGGGTCAGGGCCCGGCGGGATGGCCCGGGCCCGCCATCCGGAATTGCAACCGAAGGACCGGGCCGCGCCGAATCTCCATCTCCCGACGCAAGTCGATGCGGTTCAACGAGATACACGAAGGGCGGAGATGCCCGTCCGGCATCTCCGCCCCTGTCGATCCGTCCTCTGCAGGTGCCGCCGCTCAGCCGCGCGGGGGGACGGGGACGCGCCAGATCCGCTCGGCGTACTCGCGCACGCTGCGGTCGCTGCTGAAGAAGCCGCAGCGGGCCACGTTCAGGATCGAGCTGCGCGTCCACGCCTCGGTGTCGCGGAAGGCGCGGTCCACCTCGGCCTGCGCCGCCACGTACGCGTCGAAGTCCGCCAGCACGAAGAAGGGGTCGTGGTGGAGAAGCCCCTCGATCAGCGGCCGGAAGAGCCCCGGGTGCTCGGGGGAGAGGAGGCCGCTGGCGACGAAGTCCAGCGCGCGCTTCAGCCGCGGGCTCGCCTCGTACTCCCCGCGGGGGTTGTATCCGGCCGCGCGCCGCGCCTCCACCTCGTCCGCCGTCAGGCCGAAGATGAAGATGTTCTCCTCGCCCACCCGCTCGGCGATCTCCACGTTGGCGCCGTCGAGCGTGCCGATGGTCAGCGCGCCGTTCAGCGCGAACTTCATGTTCCCCGTGCCGCTGGCCTCGAACCCCGCGGTGGAGATCTGCTCCGACAGGTCGCTCCCCGGGAAGATCTCCTCGGCGATGGAGACGCGGTAGTCGGGGATGAAGACCACCTTGAGCAGCTTCGACACCTTCTCGTCGGCGTTCACCACCCCCGCCGCGGCGGTGATCAGGCGGATGATGAGCTTGGCCGTGTCGTACGTGGGCGCCGCCTTCCCGCCGAAGATCACCGCGCGGGGAACGGCGTCGGGCTGATCCGCGTCGCGCATCTCCAGGTACGCGTCGATCACCCGCAGCGCGTTCAGCAGCTGGCGCTTGTACTCGTGCATGCGCTTCACGTGCACGTCCATCATCATCGCCGGGTCCAGCCGCACCCCGGCCTCGCGCTCGG
The nucleotide sequence above comes from Longimicrobium sp.. Encoded proteins:
- a CDS encoding DUF4403 family protein, with protein sequence MRTRILLIAAALLLGGCRDNVRIPAPATGAAARPVPEPEPSTVNLPVTVDLSSIAEQVEDKVPRGQNREGEWQPLGKFAVVGTVYVKEMWERDPLKLRIIGDRLDVSAHVRYRARIAAHPCAPVVGCRWVQLASCGVDGPMPTLDVGLRTVLSFNRDWTITPKTRAKPVDPGIPCRLTEARIDVTDRVRKLVQGLMDNAAPQVDEKIRAAAQLRERVEGVWATAQQPIRAADDVYLLLQPQAAAATPPTGKGTTVSTTVSITLQPRVVIGDKPEVDTLPLPPGGTTAPGRGFRVALVAELPYEKANEILREELVGREFDVRGHKVKVRAARLYGGGSQVVLAVKVGGEARGELYFVGTPDFDPQTQVVSVPDLDYSVESKQLLPQVADWLLYDDLRDRMRAAAHFAVGDRVDQIRRDVDAALNRNLGRSVRLSGGVDRIRPLGISVFATSLAAVVEADGHAQIHVDVGAPARASSPPADSARR
- a CDS encoding DUF3011 domain-containing protein encodes the protein MIKTGMAMLAVATMLGLADRPAQAQTTVTCQSRDGRREVCRVDTRGGVQLVDRLSDRPCVQGRSWGYSRSGIWVDDGCRARFRVGYGSGYGGRYDDDRRDDNRRWDDNRRNNDWGDSRTVRGGTRRCEEAVAWRLRVPRSRIDAWVANNGRGNRNDRIYRWQGAGRQGTCRIERDGDVAVRITR
- a CDS encoding SDR family oxidoreductase, which produces MSDAPFRDNVVVLTGASAGIGREMALQLARQGAVLVLAARDAAKLGEVADACRALGAKATAVPTDVADEAQCRALVERAVAEHGRIDTLVNNAGIGMWARFDEMKALEPFERIMRVNYLGSVYPTFYALPHLKRTRGRIVAVNSLTGLTGVPTRSGYAASKHAVTGFFGSIRIELEDSGVTVTQVFPGFVATEIRERAFGPDGRPLGEGNSPVREKEVMSAEECARQIIDAAARRKRDVIMTLRGKIGAKLKLISPTLVDRIAKKAIAQGK
- a CDS encoding DUF3011 domain-containing protein gives rise to the protein MLRTAAIMVAAAAALGLAPRTAQAQLTTVTCESYEGQRQVCGADTRNGVRLVDQLSDRACVGGRTWGYTRNAIWVSGGCRARFQVGSSTRYSRGTNYNDNYDNNYGNAVPNGARLCQQAAAERLGVRRGRVQATQVNASRNNARYRWVGAGHQGTCRFDRNGNVTVSMSR